Proteins encoded together in one Apteryx mantelli isolate bAptMan1 unplaced genomic scaffold, bAptMan1.hap1 HAP1_SCAFFOLD_20, whole genome shotgun sequence window:
- the LOC106489198 gene encoding olfactory receptor 5AP2-like, with the protein MEKTERNNGTSSWEFLLLGMGNVPSLQTPLFLLSLIIYLLTVVGNILIVALVVADRHLHTPMYFFLGNLSSLETCYSSTVLPRLLASFLTGDRTISAHGCITQLHFFCSFAVSECYLLAMMSYDRYLAICQPLLYTSLMTWKVSLQLAAVSWLVGFLTSTVVTSFLSHLRFCGPSAIDHFFCDFIPLLEVACSDTNVVRLLASILSLFNLVFPFLFTLASYVCIIAAILRIPSSMSRQKAFSTCSSHLIVVTVFYGTLIIVYLMPRTAPLRQLNKVFSFFYAVLTPLLNPLIYSLRNREVREALKKAFRKALACIQSS; encoded by the coding sequence atggaaaaaacagaaaggaacaaTGGGACATCATCATGggagttcctcctgctgggaatggggaatgtcccctcactccagacaccactcttcctcctctcgctcatcATCTACTTGTTGACTGtagttgggaacatcctcatcgtTGCGCTGGTGGTGGCAGATCGgcatctgcacacccccatgtacttcttcctgggcaatctgtcctccttggagacctgctacagctccactgTTCTAccccggctgctggccagcttcctaACTGGGGACAGGACCATCTCTGCTCATGGCTGTATTACACAGCTacatttcttttgctcttttgcaGTTAGTGAGTGctacctgctggccatgatgtcctacgatcggtacttggccatctgccagcccctgctctacaccagcctcatgacctggaaggtctctctacagctggcagcagtgtcttggctagtGGGATTCCTTACCTCTACAGTAGTCACTTCCTTCTTATCTCATTTAAGGTTCTGTGGCCCCAGTGcaattgaccacttcttctgtgattttatcccATTGCTAGAggttgcctgcagtgacaccaatgTGGTCAGACTACTAGCTTCCATACTATCTCTCTTTAATCTAGtcttccctttcctgttcacCCTGGCCTCCTACGTGTGCATCATAGCagccatcctgaggatcccgtCCAGCatgagcaggcagaaggccttctccacttgctcctctcacctcatcgttgtcactgttttctatggcaccctcatcattgtctacctGATGCCCAGAACAGCCCCactgaggcagctcaacaaagtcttCTCCTTCTTCTACGCTGTCCTCACGCCCCTgctcaatcccctcatctacagcctgcggaacagggaggtcagggaagccctgaagaaagcatTTAGGAAAGCTCTGGCCTGCATCCAGAGCTCATAG